Below is a genomic region from Eupeodes corollae chromosome 1, idEupCoro1.1, whole genome shotgun sequence.
CTATAAactaattgtattttaaacaaaaactactccttttttaaacaatttatttaacaattttctctttaaaagtcgaataagttgataaaataaataaaaaatgtaaaaaactgtctattgaaaatttaaaaacttttatattttacttatatgtattttagtttaaaaaaagtctatcaggcagacggcagctTTGCCATGTCCTTATGTTCTTAGTTTTAATAGAATGTGAATCTCATATAttgtaataaagaaattaatatatctatctatctatctatctattcaCTAAAAATTAtctgaatacaaaaatgtataaaaagcaATGATTTTTTTCACAGCACCGTATCTTAAGTTACATTCACTTTTGAATCAACCAAGCTGCAGGCTCcattaaatgaaatcaaataaaaaaataccccCAACAAATGCCCATTTGAAGTTGTCTTTGatgagaaagaaaaaatcagagATTCGGTCTCGAGGTTTGTTCAGTCGTAATCGGTTTCGGTTAGTCTGCAGTTGTAAAACGAATATTGTGGGAttgactttttcatttttgaatataatatcTAAGTGCGCCACCATGGCATCCAAACCGACAAAAACATTGTGTTTCCTGTCCATATTACTCGTGACAATTCATAATGCCGCATCTGTGAAGAATGTACTTCTTCTGCTTGCCGATGATGCCGGCTTCGAAATGGGAGCATATCTCAATAAATACTGCCAAACACCGAATCTAGATGCGCTTGCAAAAGACGGCTTGTTGTTCAACAACGCTTTCACTTCGGTCAGCAGTTGCTCGCCGAGTCGGGCGCAATTACTTACCGGTCAGGCAAGTCATCAAAACGGCATGTACGGTCTGCATCAGGGAGTTCATAATTTCAATGTCTTCAAAACTGTGACATCATTGCCAAATATTCTGCGAGCAAATGGAAACGTTCTAACCGGAATAATTGGCAAGAAACATGTGGGAGCTGAAGGCAATTTCCAATTCGATTACGAACAAACCGAAGAGAACCATTCGATTAACCAAATTGGACGCAACATTACGAACATAAAACTCTACGTCAAGGATTTTCTCAATAGAACCCAGCACGAGCAGAAGCCGTTCTTTTTGGTGGTTGCTTTCCACGATCCACATCGATGTGGTCACATAACCCCGCAGTATGGGGAGTTCTGTGAACGTTATGGTTCTGGAGAGGAAGGAATGGGTGTGATACCCGATTGGCGTCCGATCTACTATGACTGGAGGAACTTGAAAATTCCCGACTGGATGCCACAAACGGAAACCGTTCAAAAGGAATTGGCTGCACAGTACATGACGATATCGAGGCTTGATCAAGGAGTCGGTGTGGTGCTGAAAGAGCTTCGAAGCATCGGACTCGATAAAGACACACTGGTTATGTACACTTCAGATAATGGCCCACCCTTCCCTAGTGGCAGAGCTAATCTCTACGATCGTGGTGTCCGCGAACCAATGATACTTTCTTCTCCAGATTCGGGTAAACGGAGGAATCAAGTGACTTCGGCCATGACAAGCTTATTGGATGTTTTTCCAACTGTTTTGGATGTATTTGGCATGAAACCGTCAAATCCAAGTTTGACTGGAAAATCTCTTCTTCCACTTTTGGACAATGAACCTCAGCCAAATGAAAATGAAACGATATACGGCAGTCAGAACTTCCATGAAATCACTATGAACTATCCAATGCGAATGATTAGAACTCGTCGCTATAAGCTAATTCATAATCTTAACTTCTGGAGTTATTTCCCAATCGATCAGGATCTCTATACTTCTCCGACATTCCAGGAGATTTTGAATGCAACAATGATGAAGCAAAAGCTACCTTGGGTGAAGACATTGCAAAGTTATTACAAGAGACCAGAATGGGAGTTGTACGATTTGAAAATGGACTCATTGGAACGATGGAATTTGGCAACAAAAGCTAAGTTTAAGGATTTACTTAGAAATCTAAAGGAACGTTTGTTCCGGTGGCAAGTTGAAACTAGTGATCCATGGAGATGTTCACCGCATGCAGTGTTACAGGAACAaggaatttataaaaagaatccTGTTTGTTTGACATTGGGTCATGAAGATTTGTGAAGattctataaataataattttataataaataactcTTAtgattaagtttaagttaaaattaagaaaataataaaaatgtattatacttAAGTGTTGAAACTTACtttgattaaattaataataatttttgaacaagaatttgtattttttaattttacagtgGGAACAAGTctctatattttaaatttaatggaaaagAATGCCTAATTTCAAAATAAGCATAAGAGAGGTGCATTAGGAGCAATTTAATTTGCTTTATGGAGAAGCTCCAAGATCTGGAGAGAGGTTTCGTCCAAGGCGACCGAGTAGTTGATGAAGCGCTGTATTACGAGTTGAAAAATGAACTTAACAGTCGTGGTCTACCACAGGAAGATACTAGTGGTTggaaaaaggtaaacaaaagaacagacattttaaacaaacattttgaaaaattggtttatATTCGAAGGGTGGGGACTCCATTGAGAAATAAATTGACGCTTGCAAAGATGAAGACATAGCGATGACGTCCCTGCAACAAATTGTTAATATCAACTTCAGATGACACTATAGTGAAGATTTGTGGAGTTTACACCGCCGAAGCGCGAAACGTGCTTAAATGAAAAAGTAGATAGTAAAAATCTTTATCACAATCAAAAATCATAGAATAATTAATCTAAAAGGAACACGCAGTAAAAGATTAAAACCTAAAGTAAGACTGTTGACTTTGGagtgtattatttattataagttaaataagataagataaagTTATCGGCACTCTAAGtttgcaaattatttaagatttgttgttctttattAAGTCCAATATATTCTACATTATAATGTGAATGGCAAGCATTTTAAAACTCTCTCATTCTGAACCAAGAAGTCAAATTGAGAGatacatttacatatgtatatgattaGGAAGGCTATAGAGATCGTTGTCAAAGAGTGTAAATGTTTAAATTCGTATCAGATGCATAATACTTTCAAGACTTCCacataaattattaaagaaaagctttttaaaactttgttaaaagcttttactgtttttaaatattcaattgtatttGGTAAAAAGAGAAGCTTTTTCGTACGCCTGGGAGTATAGGTCAAAAAAATTCTTAGCCATcaagtttatttgaatttacagaaaagaatttttgtggtttctagaattgaaaaattctccaagagtaattcctgtcattaaaagtgctttctcaaattagccattagtcactaggccctagttctcaatggactgttgcaccacccaacttatttgtttaatgttggttttaagaaaattgtttagacCAACAAGTTGAGTTGAAGATGTTCAGACATTGTTGCCTACAGCCCACTGAAAGTAtcattagataaaataaaagaaaacaaataaaattttaatggaaCAATTCATTAGGCATAAATAGTTTATAATAAGCTTTCTTAATCAGCCTTATCACAGGCCCCGTCGTAATACATTCGTACTACGAATCCCGAACAGATGTATCACAAGGCCCGTCgtactaaaaatatttcctacgAAATTCGAAGTTCGGGAAAAGTGGCATCACTAGCCCCGAATGAATAGGAAGTTTTACTGTTATTTTCATAGTAGTCTGTGCATCTgtggaaacaaaaagaaaaaatatcttgCAGAGAAGTAAGAAAACgcgcaaaaataataaactaaaacagaaatgtaagttttattacaaaattaaatgtgaaaatgtatattacacttttattttttttaagggcaaataaaattattaaaaatcgaactcagtttcaaaatcaaaagaaaagccTGAAATCGCCCAAGGATATTCTAAAATTCCAAACGAGGAAGTCAATGCCTTCTGGGAGCAAGTTAAAACAGAACTAAATAGCTCTGGTCCGCCTTCTAAGGACGCAACTGCTTGGAGAAAAgtaattaaatagttttgttttaaatatgttccactgactttaaataaattcttaggTGTGGTTGGATTGGAAGGCGTACATCAATGaccgaaaacaaaaaagaatcgaaAGCTACAGGTGGTGGTCCAAATAAAATGCATACTTTAAGCGTCCTGGAAGAAGGTGTCATAAGATTGACTGGCCTTGAGACGTCGACCGGGGGGATAAAAGGCACAGTATGTTTTGGAGGCACAAATGC
It encodes:
- the LOC129938866 gene encoding N-sulphoglucosamine sulphohydrolase, with product MKSNKKIPPTNAHLKLSLMRKKKSEIRSRGLFSRNRFRLVCSCKTNIVGLTFSFLNIISKCATMASKPTKTLCFLSILLVTIHNAASVKNVLLLLADDAGFEMGAYLNKYCQTPNLDALAKDGLLFNNAFTSVSSCSPSRAQLLTGQASHQNGMYGLHQGVHNFNVFKTVTSLPNILRANGNVLTGIIGKKHVGAEGNFQFDYEQTEENHSINQIGRNITNIKLYVKDFLNRTQHEQKPFFLVVAFHDPHRCGHITPQYGEFCERYGSGEEGMGVIPDWRPIYYDWRNLKIPDWMPQTETVQKELAAQYMTISRLDQGVGVVLKELRSIGLDKDTLVMYTSDNGPPFPSGRANLYDRGVREPMILSSPDSGKRRNQVTSAMTSLLDVFPTVLDVFGMKPSNPSLTGKSLLPLLDNEPQPNENETIYGSQNFHEITMNYPMRMIRTRRYKLIHNLNFWSYFPIDQDLYTSPTFQEILNATMMKQKLPWVKTLQSYYKRPEWELYDLKMDSLERWNLATKAKFKDLLRNLKERLFRWQVETSDPWRCSPHAVLQEQGIYKKNPVCLTLGHEDL